The Thermoplasmata archaeon genomic interval GATCGACGACTGGTACGCGATCGTGCGCGACCGGCCCTGGGTGGAGGCCATGGCGGCGGTCCATGGCACGGAGATGCTCGCGGACCAGCGCCTCAAGCAGCACCCGGACTTCGCGATGCCCTCCATCGTGAGCGACCGGAGCTTCCTCGAGAAGGGCGCGTTCGGCCCGGCGACGCGCCTCTGGCTCTCGACCACGGCCGCGGACACGGCCCACGCGGGTCGCGCGGCGGATCTCGTGGCGAAGTACGCGGCGACGGACTCCACCCCGGACGCGGTCCTCGTGACGTTCCGCCGCTCGATGGCGGACATGGGCCTTTACATGGAAGCGATCGCGGAGCGCCGGCGCGAGATCCTGGAGGCGAAGACGTGACCGACCCGGTCCCCGGCGAATCCAAGGACGCGGGCTGCGCCCTCTGCGGGAGCTCCTGGGGGAACTACTGGCGCGAGACGGAGGGCGCGAACCGCTTCTTCTGTTGCTCCCTGTGCGCGGACGCGTGGGAGAACGCGGTGGCCAAGGTCAAGGAGAAGACCGCATGGCCGAGGGTGGATTTCCTGTTCCTGGAGGACCAGCGGGGGAATGAGGCGGACGGCCGGGCTCGCTGCGGCGAGAAGGAAGTGCGTTTCGTCCTCGCGGGGAACGACGACGGCACGATCACGCACTTCGATCTCGTATG includes:
- a CDS encoding iron-containing redox enzyme family protein, encoding MGEAWGSLQDQLRTIVVRAFYSKDAPEAMRILYAPDAAYVKAVTIEHWRFLQAFPRWCGAIVARCPHQDVWEYEIDNLHDELVHDPAVGGGHYVIVRQACRESGWNDEAIDHGRAHPKMQRAIDDWYAIVRDRPWVEAMAAVHGTEMLADQRLKQHPDFAMPSIVSDRSFLEKGAFGPATRLWLSTTAADTAHAGRAADLVAKYAATDSTPDAVLVTFRRSMADMGLYMEAIAERRREILEAKT
- a CDS encoding TA0938 family protein, coding for MTDPVPGESKDAGCALCGSSWGNYWRETEGANRFFCCSLCADAWENAVAKVKEKTAWPRVDFLFLEDQRGNEADGRARCGEKEVRFVLAGNDDGTITHFDLV